A single Biomphalaria glabrata chromosome 2, xgBioGlab47.1, whole genome shotgun sequence DNA region contains:
- the LOC106079065 gene encoding growth hormone secretagogue receptor type 1-like translates to MTLTSQSEALSDLNPTLNETSITVTQQVLSDYEAQMFLLVVRISCCSIIGLFGMVSNVINLYVFVKQGLNTSINISFFAMAISDLIRIVTVQWMNFCSLPNIDTLGIPWVFSDIRYLSASWPTGCANRITLFITAYITAERFLCIVFPLKIKKMIKPSRTVLILLAIDVVNTLGLVPEYASVYYEWKFYPAKNKTLLGMAFRSNRSSTQGVTFSIHAALLTIALVAVIVFTIVLVIQLKSKSQWRKDNTGNKSQMESMSSRDKKTVKLVILIAVVMAFCYTPAVVLSLVSSFIPDFGVGGRQANLFHSTWSFAYLTGIINASVNIFIYYKLSSKYKSTFKELFGLTSQTKQ, encoded by the coding sequence atgacTTTAACCAGCCAAAGTGAGGCATTATCAGACTTAAATCCGACCCTAAATGAAACATCTATTACAGTGACACAGCAAGTTCTGAGCGACTACGAAGCGCAGATGTTTCTATTGGTGGTCAGAATCTCCTGCTGCTCCATCATCGGTCTCTTCGGCATGGTCAGTAACGTCATAAATCTCTACGTCTTCGTCAAACAAGGATTAAATACGTCCATAAACATCAGTTTCTTCGCCATGGCCATCTCAGATCTGATCCGTATCGTCACAGTTCAGTGGATGAACTTCTGCTCTCTTCCCAATATTGATACGCTGGGAATTCCTTGGGTGTTTTCAGACATTCGTTACCTGAGTGCCAGTTGGCCGACCGGCTGCGCCAACCGCATCACCTTGTTCATCACAGCGTACATCACCGCTGAGCGATTCCTCTGCATCGTGTTCCCTCTGAAGATTAAGAAGATGATAAAACCGTCGAGGACCGTATTGATTTTACTGGCGATCGATGTGGTCAATACGTTGGGACTTGTCCCGGAATACGCCTCGGTCTACTACGAATGGAAATTCTACCCGGCCAAAAACAAGACTCTTCTGGGGATGGCGTTCAGAAGCAACAGGTCGAGTACTCAAGGCGTCACTTTCAGCATACACGCAGCTCTTCTGACCATCGCCCTCGTCGCTGTCATCGTCTTCACCATTGTTCTGGTCATCCAACTCAAGAGCAAATCTCAGTGGAGGAAAGATAACACGGGCAATAAAAGCCAGATGGAGTCCATGTCAAGCAGGGACAAGAAAACAGTCAAACTGGTCATACTCATAGCTGTGGTCATGGCCTTTTGTTATACGCCCGCTGTAGTTTTATCCCTCGTCTCATCCTTCATCCCTGACTTTGGGGTCGGTGGTCGTCAGGCCAATTTGTTTCATTCCACTTGGTCATTCGCTTACCTGACAGGCATCATCAACGCCAGCGTTAACATCTTTATCTACTACAAGCTAAGCTCCAAGTATAAGAGCACCTTTAAGGAATTGTTTGGTTTAACATCTCAGACAAAGCAATAA